One genomic segment of Oreochromis aureus strain Israel breed Guangdong linkage group 9, ZZ_aureus, whole genome shotgun sequence includes these proteins:
- the zfhx2 gene encoding zinc finger homeobox protein 4 isoform X2, protein MQEESGEAVCSERNGVAEWLCPLCQKGQSDRSSLSLHLTQQHSVLSSCVDRLLDIAVLKRAARVEEDKGAHKSSDAESSQLKPTEDVTSDPCKSSESSDATQTLGDKEMEEERIMEQEGGEAEAEPEEEGNPLTGAKQQNATENTEIPDASEKSVGKNGVPAENNTRSFKCNACLESFPSRTALSVHYNSASHIQRMTTGSGKQGAESSPQTPSVPILSRPYISNKPYQCSVCRVSYNHAITLESHMKSVLHQTRSRNAGIAAHAANSAVAAAGSRGSAANPVVTTSESGSSQSATSTNCAAPGTLMVTAAKEGEQIPTSQVAPSLLTSPVASAQAVSAFLTLLTSSPNTLSHSLLPSLFAASAAPGAAAPQLVPQPQMVMPLILNGLQAQTQQHQENQQGQLLTQCVPLVGLSTAQQALLTQRLNSLQNQWPSAGVPTNIQPCGEEQKQTLKSEREQKSEARNETVEEKISDQVKDEHNRTAQKPKEENSKDIAQCSDIESNVKVENNENNGKAHEDGTTDGDCSTNQLDLEGDKVASLNLSPAGTEKSLRNNNLSPSASVPSNSSLSPVNLNLTLSPDSTPQKSQSGTSPCGSLGTPKSSSSTNALTNSQNRLHCNTVDSIYPDLPVLSEFQSEVLWAFFESRSEADAASPPHEDCEALGREVGLSEEEVRRWLTQARHTKQRQRATELEQLGGVPRNCQSSDNDYDDEENSLIIAEGEDDAEPFSNQAMDLSSTRGKRKHRELGREGQGDSCLTSDSENEVYTSVIVSDEESQNGSLRDDPESPAKDEAQREVHGDKGSVGGKVLRSTTVFLSDAEDEYEDEDGGGSQGAKRKKQREKFEHELEVKKERQDPDVDLELEAQGDPPSSQSNAADPSEIPTGALHSLPLSFTPFSTPFLSPYVLSLTPSVVGDGSKVPIFPNPPTITRFSNSLLSQSLFSQNQTSRYLSNGDDCESALDLSMGKNSSKSALSSSLADTIAAQKGQLLDGLGLRPTSKGLVVVQVKPESVTAMPSSNNVTNMVNCSNVTKSNIYMRPGEKMNTTLLERDREKEREQEQEQRKSKGKRYRDMRRSRTIIQAEQLDILYGCYFKDPNPGKHEFEQISEWVHLPKKVVQIWFQNMRARERKGEVRFIGDGTLAAVGKPLIKFTWPLSKPIFTNKPATNNTGGITTTPIVRTLIKTEREPVNELAKPVPVVMKKISPVPIKPKESVSSTTASPVSSSASAVPKTTLETTSNITMVKVAPKANTPVLLVPPKDLIPIAPRPAQKRKLEDESEEEKTDEERDNESEIGPGPGTTNRMVPKLPTTPINNRPSATAVVPQKQNGLNYWTSKVPIKINTLSREQLALPTHTAPRTIPPPPTPSIAPVSPNTPSSAKVASPSTPCVAKSSPTESSFLPHSSSRRPRTHLSCLQLSILQSCYETCAHPNAMECEAIGTELNLPLKVVQIWFQNTRAKEKRWRLQQEKMSPLSGAKVDMSSGSYLQYSALKANRPILPKPVQLTVTEPPASPVPGQPVPKETLTGRCDACNVSFESRAAARAHVFSPRHLATLRTTNFGQPTALVNKSGTGSAALSTTVTSSGGGSEGEIIIELPPAMATSNS, encoded by the exons GCTGTTCTAAAACGGGCTGCCCGTGTAGAAGAGGACAAAGGCGCTCACAAGTCCTCAG ATGCAGAGTCTTCACAACTGAAGCCCACTGAAGACGTCACTTCAGACCCCTGCAAATCTAGCGAGAGTTCAGACGCTACCCAGACGCTTGGAGACaaagagatggaggaagagagAATAATGGAACAGGAGGGAGGTGAAGCTGAAGCAGAGCCAGAAGAGGAGGGAAATCCACTTACAGGAGCCAAACAGCAAAATGCaactgaaaacacagaaatcCCAGACGCTAGTGAAAAGTCAGTTGGTAAAAATGGTGTGCCAGCTGAAAATAACACCCGttcattcaaatgtaatgcCTGCTTGGAAAGTTTTCCCAGCAGAACTGCCTTGAGTGTTCATTATAACTCTGcatcccacattcagagaatgACAACAGGCTCTGGAAAACAAGGTGCAGAAAGTAGTCCCCAAACTCCTTCGGTTCCAATCCTATCTCGGCCATATATATCAAACAAGCCCTACCAGTGTTCTGTATGTCGAGTCTCCTACAATCATGCCATCACCCTTGAGAGCCATATGAAATCTGTCTTGCACCAGACCCGCAGCAGAAATGCTGGAATTGCTGCACATGCTGCAAACAGCGCAGTGGCTGCTGCTGGTTCGAGAGGCAGCGCTGCCAACCCAGTAGTTACCACGTCGGAAAGTGGAAGCAGTCAGTCAGCTACCTCCACCAACTGTGCTGCTCCTGGGACGTTGATGGTGACTGCTGCGAAAGAAGGCGAGCAGATTCCAACTTCACAAGTGGCTCCCTCCCTCCTCACTTCCCCTGTGGCCTCAGCTCAGGCGGTCTCGGCCTTTCTCACCCTCCTCACTTCCAGTCCTAACACACTGTCACActccctcctcccctccctGTTTGCAGCTAGTGCTGCTCCTGGTGCCGCTGCACCTCAGCTTGTGCCTCAGCCTCAAATGGTCATGCCCTTGATCTTAAATGGGCTCCAAGCCCAAACCCAGCAGCACCAAGAGAACCAGCAAGGCCAGCTCCTTACCCAGTGCGTGCCACTAGTAGGTCTCAGCACAGCCCAGCAAGCCCTTCTAACCCAAAGACTTAACAGCTTACAGAACCAGTGGCCCTCTGCAGGAGTTCCAACAAACATACAGCCCTGTGGGGAAGAGCAAAAACAGACTTTAAAGAGTGAGAGAGAACAAAAGAGTGAGGCTAGGAATGAGACTGTTGAAGAAAAGATCTCTGATCAGGTCAAAGATGAGCATAACCGTACTGCCCAGAAACCTAAGGAAGAGAACAGTAAAGACATTGCACAGTGTTCTGATATAGAAAGTAACGTAAAGGTTGAGAATAATGAAAACAATGGGAAGGCACATGAAGATGGCACAACAGATGGAGACTGCTCAACAAATCAGTTGGACCTGGAAGGTGATAAAGTAGCTAGCCTGAATCTCTCCCCAGCGGGCACAGAGAAGAGCCTCCGCAATAACAACCTCTCCCCTTCTGCATCTGTGCCCAGCAACTCGAGCCTCAGTCCTGTAAATTTAAACCTTACCCTTAGTCCTGATTCTACTCCTCAAAAATCCCAATCAGGCACAAGCCCATGTGGCTCTCTTGGCACCCCAAAATCCAGCTCAAGTACCAATGCCTTAACTAACAGCCAAAATCGTCTTCATTGTAATACAGTGGATTCCATTTATCCAGACCTTCCAGTGCTTTCAGAGTTCCAGTCAGAGGTTCTCTGGGCCTTCTTTGAGTCACGTAGTGAGGCTGATGCTGCAAGTCCTCCCCATGAGGACTGTGAAGCTCTGGGCCGAGAGGTGGGTCTTTCTGAAGAAGAGGTTCGAAGGTGGCTGACCCAAGCtcgacacacaaaacaaagacagagggCAACAGAGTTGGAACAGCTGGGCGGTGTTCCAAGAAATTGTCAGAGTTCTGATAATGACTATGATGACGAGGAAAACTCACTCATAATAGCAGAAGGTGAGGATGATGCTGAACCATTTAGTAATCAGGCCATGGATTTGTCTAGTACAAGAGGGAAACGCAAACACAGAGAGTTGGGAAGGGAGGGTCAGGGAGATTCCTGTCTCACATCTGATTCAGAGAATGAGGTCTACACTTCTGTCATTGTTTCAGATGAGGAAAGTCAGAATGGGTCTTTAAGAGATGATCCTGAAAGCCCTGCTAAAGACGAAGCACAGCGGGAGGTCCACGGCGATAAGGGTTCAGTTGGAGGAAAGGTATTGCGCTCCACGACTGTGTTTCTTTCCGATGCAGAGGATGAATACGAAGATGAGGATGGCGGAGGTAGTCAAGGGgccaagagaaaaaaacagagagagaagttTGAACATGAGCTGGAGGTAAAAAAGGAAAGACAAGACCCAGATGTAGATCTAGAGTTGGAGGCCCAAGGTGATCCTCCAAGCTCACAGTCAAATGCAGCAGATCCCTCTGAAATCCCAACTGGTGCTCTCCACTCGCTTCCCTTGTCATTCACTCCCTTTTCTACTCCGTTTCTTAGCCCCTATGTTCTCTCCCTTACTCCTTCGGTGGTTGGGGATGGAAGCAAAGTCCCCATCTTTCCCAACCCACCAACCATCACACGCTTCTCCAACTCTCTTCTCTCACAATCTCTCTTCTCACAAAACCAAACCTCCCGCTACCTGTCCAATGGTGACGACTGTGAGTCAGCTCTTGATCTCAGCATGGGCAAAAACAGCTCAAAGTCTGCTCTGTCCTCATCTCTGGCTGATACAATTGCAGCACAGAAGGGACAGTTGCTGGACGGACTTGGCCTGAGGCCCACATCCAAAGGTCTGGTAGTCGTCCAGGTTAAGCCGGAATCTGTTACTGCCATGCCCTCTTCTAACAATGTTACAAACATGGTCAACTGCAGTAATGTGACCAAGTCTAACATTTACATGAGGCCTGGAGAAAAAATGAATACCACACTATTGGAAAGGGACCGAGAAAAGGAGAGGGAGCAGGAACAGGAGCAGAGGAAGTCCAAAGGAAAAAGGTACCGGGATATGCGGCGTTCAAGGACCATCATACAAGCAGAACAACTCGATATTCTGTATGGCTGCTATTTCAAAGACCCAAATCCTGGGAAACATGAGTTTGAACAGATCTCAGAGTGGGTTCACCTTCCAAAGAAGGTGGTTCAGATTTGGTTCCAGAACATGAgggcgagggaaagaaaaggCGAGGTCAGATTCATAGGCGACGGGACCTTGGCAGCAGTTGGCAAACCTCTCATCAAATTTACTTGGCCTCTTTCCAAACCCATATTCACTAACAAGCCTGCTACAAACAATACCGGGGGAATTACAACTACTCCGATTGTTCGCACCCTCatcaagacagagagagagccagTAAATGAACTGGCCAAACCAGTGCCAGTTGTGATGAAAAAAATATCCCCTGTTCCTATAAAGCCGAAGGAGTCAGTTTCTTCCACCACAGCATCTCCTGTGAGCAGCAGTGCTTCTGCAGTGCCAAAGACCACGCTCGAAACCACCAGCAACATCACCATGGTTAAAGTTGCACCCAAAGCAAATACCCCTGTCCTCTTGGTGCCACCCAAGGATTTGATTCCAATTGCTCCACGACCAGCCCAGAAACGAAAGCTAGAAGACGAGAGCGAGGAAGAAAAGACCGATGAGGAGCGGGATAACGAAAGTGAGATCGGTCCTGGACCAGGAACCACTAACCGCATGGTGCCGAAGCTCCCCACAACTCCCATCAACAACAGGCCTTCCGCCACAGCAGTGGTGCCACAAAAACAGAATGGGCTGAACTACTGGACTTCCAAAGTCCCCATTAAGATCAACACTCTATCAAGAGAACAACTGGCTCTTCCTACGCATACAGCTCCTCGTACCATCCCCCCTCCTCCCACCCCCAGCATTGCACCAGTCAGCCCTAACACCCCTAGTTCTGCCAAAGTGGCCAGCCCCTCCACCCCATGTGTAGCTAAATCAAGCCCAACAGAAAGCAGCTTTCTGCCCCACTCATCCAGCCGTAGACCACGCACTCATTTGTCCTGCCTACAACTGTCCATTCTGCAGTCATGTTACGAGACCTGTGCCCATCCCAACGCCATGGAGTGCGAGGCAATTGGCACTGAGCTCAACCTGCCGCTCAAGGTGGTGCAGATTTGGTTCCAAAACACAAGAGCGAAGGAGAAGCGCTGGAGGCTGCAGCAGGAGAAAATG TCTCCTCTTTCAGGCGCGAAGGTAGACATGAGCTCAGGAAGCTACCTGCAGTACAGCGCTCTCAAGGCCAATCGACCCATCCTGCCCAAGCCTGTTCAGCTAACGGTTACCGAACCTCCAGCTTCCCCAGTGCCCGGTCAGCCGGTGCCAAAGGAGACCCTGACGGGGCGCTGCGACGCTTGCAACGTCTCCTTTGAATCCCGGGCTGCAGCAAGGGCCCACGTCTTCTCTCCGCGTCACCTGGCAACCCTGAGAACCACTAACTTTGGCCAGCCGACGGCGCTCGTCAACAAGAGCGGAACCGGCAGTGCTGCTCTTTCCACTACTGTAACCAGCTCTGGCGGTGGTTCTGAAGGGGAGATAATAATCGAGTTGCCTCCAGCGATGGCCACCAGCAACAGTTAA
- the zfhx2 gene encoding zinc finger homeobox protein 4 isoform X1: MPDWQPIIRGEESGEAVCSERNGVAEWLCPLCQKGQSDRSSLSLHLTQQHSVLSSCVDRLLDIAVLKRAARVEEDKGAHKSSDAESSQLKPTEDVTSDPCKSSESSDATQTLGDKEMEEERIMEQEGGEAEAEPEEEGNPLTGAKQQNATENTEIPDASEKSVGKNGVPAENNTRSFKCNACLESFPSRTALSVHYNSASHIQRMTTGSGKQGAESSPQTPSVPILSRPYISNKPYQCSVCRVSYNHAITLESHMKSVLHQTRSRNAGIAAHAANSAVAAAGSRGSAANPVVTTSESGSSQSATSTNCAAPGTLMVTAAKEGEQIPTSQVAPSLLTSPVASAQAVSAFLTLLTSSPNTLSHSLLPSLFAASAAPGAAAPQLVPQPQMVMPLILNGLQAQTQQHQENQQGQLLTQCVPLVGLSTAQQALLTQRLNSLQNQWPSAGVPTNIQPCGEEQKQTLKSEREQKSEARNETVEEKISDQVKDEHNRTAQKPKEENSKDIAQCSDIESNVKVENNENNGKAHEDGTTDGDCSTNQLDLEGDKVASLNLSPAGTEKSLRNNNLSPSASVPSNSSLSPVNLNLTLSPDSTPQKSQSGTSPCGSLGTPKSSSSTNALTNSQNRLHCNTVDSIYPDLPVLSEFQSEVLWAFFESRSEADAASPPHEDCEALGREVGLSEEEVRRWLTQARHTKQRQRATELEQLGGVPRNCQSSDNDYDDEENSLIIAEGEDDAEPFSNQAMDLSSTRGKRKHRELGREGQGDSCLTSDSENEVYTSVIVSDEESQNGSLRDDPESPAKDEAQREVHGDKGSVGGKVLRSTTVFLSDAEDEYEDEDGGGSQGAKRKKQREKFEHELEVKKERQDPDVDLELEAQGDPPSSQSNAADPSEIPTGALHSLPLSFTPFSTPFLSPYVLSLTPSVVGDGSKVPIFPNPPTITRFSNSLLSQSLFSQNQTSRYLSNGDDCESALDLSMGKNSSKSALSSSLADTIAAQKGQLLDGLGLRPTSKGLVVVQVKPESVTAMPSSNNVTNMVNCSNVTKSNIYMRPGEKMNTTLLERDREKEREQEQEQRKSKGKRYRDMRRSRTIIQAEQLDILYGCYFKDPNPGKHEFEQISEWVHLPKKVVQIWFQNMRARERKGEVRFIGDGTLAAVGKPLIKFTWPLSKPIFTNKPATNNTGGITTTPIVRTLIKTEREPVNELAKPVPVVMKKISPVPIKPKESVSSTTASPVSSSASAVPKTTLETTSNITMVKVAPKANTPVLLVPPKDLIPIAPRPAQKRKLEDESEEEKTDEERDNESEIGPGPGTTNRMVPKLPTTPINNRPSATAVVPQKQNGLNYWTSKVPIKINTLSREQLALPTHTAPRTIPPPPTPSIAPVSPNTPSSAKVASPSTPCVAKSSPTESSFLPHSSSRRPRTHLSCLQLSILQSCYETCAHPNAMECEAIGTELNLPLKVVQIWFQNTRAKEKRWRLQQEKMSPLSGAKVDMSSGSYLQYSALKANRPILPKPVQLTVTEPPASPVPGQPVPKETLTGRCDACNVSFESRAAARAHVFSPRHLATLRTTNFGQPTALVNKSGTGSAALSTTVTSSGGGSEGEIIIELPPAMATSNS, encoded by the exons GCTGTTCTAAAACGGGCTGCCCGTGTAGAAGAGGACAAAGGCGCTCACAAGTCCTCAG ATGCAGAGTCTTCACAACTGAAGCCCACTGAAGACGTCACTTCAGACCCCTGCAAATCTAGCGAGAGTTCAGACGCTACCCAGACGCTTGGAGACaaagagatggaggaagagagAATAATGGAACAGGAGGGAGGTGAAGCTGAAGCAGAGCCAGAAGAGGAGGGAAATCCACTTACAGGAGCCAAACAGCAAAATGCaactgaaaacacagaaatcCCAGACGCTAGTGAAAAGTCAGTTGGTAAAAATGGTGTGCCAGCTGAAAATAACACCCGttcattcaaatgtaatgcCTGCTTGGAAAGTTTTCCCAGCAGAACTGCCTTGAGTGTTCATTATAACTCTGcatcccacattcagagaatgACAACAGGCTCTGGAAAACAAGGTGCAGAAAGTAGTCCCCAAACTCCTTCGGTTCCAATCCTATCTCGGCCATATATATCAAACAAGCCCTACCAGTGTTCTGTATGTCGAGTCTCCTACAATCATGCCATCACCCTTGAGAGCCATATGAAATCTGTCTTGCACCAGACCCGCAGCAGAAATGCTGGAATTGCTGCACATGCTGCAAACAGCGCAGTGGCTGCTGCTGGTTCGAGAGGCAGCGCTGCCAACCCAGTAGTTACCACGTCGGAAAGTGGAAGCAGTCAGTCAGCTACCTCCACCAACTGTGCTGCTCCTGGGACGTTGATGGTGACTGCTGCGAAAGAAGGCGAGCAGATTCCAACTTCACAAGTGGCTCCCTCCCTCCTCACTTCCCCTGTGGCCTCAGCTCAGGCGGTCTCGGCCTTTCTCACCCTCCTCACTTCCAGTCCTAACACACTGTCACActccctcctcccctccctGTTTGCAGCTAGTGCTGCTCCTGGTGCCGCTGCACCTCAGCTTGTGCCTCAGCCTCAAATGGTCATGCCCTTGATCTTAAATGGGCTCCAAGCCCAAACCCAGCAGCACCAAGAGAACCAGCAAGGCCAGCTCCTTACCCAGTGCGTGCCACTAGTAGGTCTCAGCACAGCCCAGCAAGCCCTTCTAACCCAAAGACTTAACAGCTTACAGAACCAGTGGCCCTCTGCAGGAGTTCCAACAAACATACAGCCCTGTGGGGAAGAGCAAAAACAGACTTTAAAGAGTGAGAGAGAACAAAAGAGTGAGGCTAGGAATGAGACTGTTGAAGAAAAGATCTCTGATCAGGTCAAAGATGAGCATAACCGTACTGCCCAGAAACCTAAGGAAGAGAACAGTAAAGACATTGCACAGTGTTCTGATATAGAAAGTAACGTAAAGGTTGAGAATAATGAAAACAATGGGAAGGCACATGAAGATGGCACAACAGATGGAGACTGCTCAACAAATCAGTTGGACCTGGAAGGTGATAAAGTAGCTAGCCTGAATCTCTCCCCAGCGGGCACAGAGAAGAGCCTCCGCAATAACAACCTCTCCCCTTCTGCATCTGTGCCCAGCAACTCGAGCCTCAGTCCTGTAAATTTAAACCTTACCCTTAGTCCTGATTCTACTCCTCAAAAATCCCAATCAGGCACAAGCCCATGTGGCTCTCTTGGCACCCCAAAATCCAGCTCAAGTACCAATGCCTTAACTAACAGCCAAAATCGTCTTCATTGTAATACAGTGGATTCCATTTATCCAGACCTTCCAGTGCTTTCAGAGTTCCAGTCAGAGGTTCTCTGGGCCTTCTTTGAGTCACGTAGTGAGGCTGATGCTGCAAGTCCTCCCCATGAGGACTGTGAAGCTCTGGGCCGAGAGGTGGGTCTTTCTGAAGAAGAGGTTCGAAGGTGGCTGACCCAAGCtcgacacacaaaacaaagacagagggCAACAGAGTTGGAACAGCTGGGCGGTGTTCCAAGAAATTGTCAGAGTTCTGATAATGACTATGATGACGAGGAAAACTCACTCATAATAGCAGAAGGTGAGGATGATGCTGAACCATTTAGTAATCAGGCCATGGATTTGTCTAGTACAAGAGGGAAACGCAAACACAGAGAGTTGGGAAGGGAGGGTCAGGGAGATTCCTGTCTCACATCTGATTCAGAGAATGAGGTCTACACTTCTGTCATTGTTTCAGATGAGGAAAGTCAGAATGGGTCTTTAAGAGATGATCCTGAAAGCCCTGCTAAAGACGAAGCACAGCGGGAGGTCCACGGCGATAAGGGTTCAGTTGGAGGAAAGGTATTGCGCTCCACGACTGTGTTTCTTTCCGATGCAGAGGATGAATACGAAGATGAGGATGGCGGAGGTAGTCAAGGGgccaagagaaaaaaacagagagagaagttTGAACATGAGCTGGAGGTAAAAAAGGAAAGACAAGACCCAGATGTAGATCTAGAGTTGGAGGCCCAAGGTGATCCTCCAAGCTCACAGTCAAATGCAGCAGATCCCTCTGAAATCCCAACTGGTGCTCTCCACTCGCTTCCCTTGTCATTCACTCCCTTTTCTACTCCGTTTCTTAGCCCCTATGTTCTCTCCCTTACTCCTTCGGTGGTTGGGGATGGAAGCAAAGTCCCCATCTTTCCCAACCCACCAACCATCACACGCTTCTCCAACTCTCTTCTCTCACAATCTCTCTTCTCACAAAACCAAACCTCCCGCTACCTGTCCAATGGTGACGACTGTGAGTCAGCTCTTGATCTCAGCATGGGCAAAAACAGCTCAAAGTCTGCTCTGTCCTCATCTCTGGCTGATACAATTGCAGCACAGAAGGGACAGTTGCTGGACGGACTTGGCCTGAGGCCCACATCCAAAGGTCTGGTAGTCGTCCAGGTTAAGCCGGAATCTGTTACTGCCATGCCCTCTTCTAACAATGTTACAAACATGGTCAACTGCAGTAATGTGACCAAGTCTAACATTTACATGAGGCCTGGAGAAAAAATGAATACCACACTATTGGAAAGGGACCGAGAAAAGGAGAGGGAGCAGGAACAGGAGCAGAGGAAGTCCAAAGGAAAAAGGTACCGGGATATGCGGCGTTCAAGGACCATCATACAAGCAGAACAACTCGATATTCTGTATGGCTGCTATTTCAAAGACCCAAATCCTGGGAAACATGAGTTTGAACAGATCTCAGAGTGGGTTCACCTTCCAAAGAAGGTGGTTCAGATTTGGTTCCAGAACATGAgggcgagggaaagaaaaggCGAGGTCAGATTCATAGGCGACGGGACCTTGGCAGCAGTTGGCAAACCTCTCATCAAATTTACTTGGCCTCTTTCCAAACCCATATTCACTAACAAGCCTGCTACAAACAATACCGGGGGAATTACAACTACTCCGATTGTTCGCACCCTCatcaagacagagagagagccagTAAATGAACTGGCCAAACCAGTGCCAGTTGTGATGAAAAAAATATCCCCTGTTCCTATAAAGCCGAAGGAGTCAGTTTCTTCCACCACAGCATCTCCTGTGAGCAGCAGTGCTTCTGCAGTGCCAAAGACCACGCTCGAAACCACCAGCAACATCACCATGGTTAAAGTTGCACCCAAAGCAAATACCCCTGTCCTCTTGGTGCCACCCAAGGATTTGATTCCAATTGCTCCACGACCAGCCCAGAAACGAAAGCTAGAAGACGAGAGCGAGGAAGAAAAGACCGATGAGGAGCGGGATAACGAAAGTGAGATCGGTCCTGGACCAGGAACCACTAACCGCATGGTGCCGAAGCTCCCCACAACTCCCATCAACAACAGGCCTTCCGCCACAGCAGTGGTGCCACAAAAACAGAATGGGCTGAACTACTGGACTTCCAAAGTCCCCATTAAGATCAACACTCTATCAAGAGAACAACTGGCTCTTCCTACGCATACAGCTCCTCGTACCATCCCCCCTCCTCCCACCCCCAGCATTGCACCAGTCAGCCCTAACACCCCTAGTTCTGCCAAAGTGGCCAGCCCCTCCACCCCATGTGTAGCTAAATCAAGCCCAACAGAAAGCAGCTTTCTGCCCCACTCATCCAGCCGTAGACCACGCACTCATTTGTCCTGCCTACAACTGTCCATTCTGCAGTCATGTTACGAGACCTGTGCCCATCCCAACGCCATGGAGTGCGAGGCAATTGGCACTGAGCTCAACCTGCCGCTCAAGGTGGTGCAGATTTGGTTCCAAAACACAAGAGCGAAGGAGAAGCGCTGGAGGCTGCAGCAGGAGAAAATG TCTCCTCTTTCAGGCGCGAAGGTAGACATGAGCTCAGGAAGCTACCTGCAGTACAGCGCTCTCAAGGCCAATCGACCCATCCTGCCCAAGCCTGTTCAGCTAACGGTTACCGAACCTCCAGCTTCCCCAGTGCCCGGTCAGCCGGTGCCAAAGGAGACCCTGACGGGGCGCTGCGACGCTTGCAACGTCTCCTTTGAATCCCGGGCTGCAGCAAGGGCCCACGTCTTCTCTCCGCGTCACCTGGCAACCCTGAGAACCACTAACTTTGGCCAGCCGACGGCGCTCGTCAACAAGAGCGGAACCGGCAGTGCTGCTCTTTCCACTACTGTAACCAGCTCTGGCGGTGGTTCTGAAGGGGAGATAATAATCGAGTTGCCTCCAGCGATGGCCACCAGCAACAGTTAA
- the pabpn1 gene encoding polyadenylate-binding protein 2 isoform X2, whose protein sequence is MAEFGNGLAEESLLDSDPGHPELEDPGVGDEEPGLEEGEAAIEDPELEAIKARVREMEEEAEKLKELQNEVEKQMNLSPPPVGPVIMSIEEKMEADGRSIYVGNVDYGATAEELEAHFHGCGSVNRVTILCDKYTGHPKGFAYIEFADKESVRTAMALDESLFRGRQIKVGAKRTNRPGISTTDRGFPRARFRSRGGNFSLRARYYSGYTPPRGRGRAFRGRGRTTSWYSPY, encoded by the exons ATGGCGGAGTTCGGTAACGGACTGGCGGAGGAATCTCTGCTAGATTCAGACCCCGGACATCCCGAGCTGGAAGACCCGGGTGTCGGTGACGAAGAGCCGGGATTAGAAGAGGGAGAGGCCGCAATTGAAGACCCG GAGCTGGAGGCAATCAAAGCCCGAGtgagagagatggaggaagaggcAGAGAAGCTGAAGGAGCTACAGAACGAGGTGGAGAAACAGATGAATCTGAGCCCCCCACCAG TTGGCCCTGTCATCATGTCCATCGAGGaaaagatggaggcagatggcAGATCTATTTATGTCGGAAAT gTGGACTACGGTGCTACAGCAGAAGAGCTCGAAGCTCACTTTCATGGCTGCGGTTCAGTAAACAGAGTCACCATCCTATGTGACAAATACACAGGGCATCCCAAGGG GTTTGCCTATATTGAGTTTGCAGACAAAGAGTCTGTTAGGACAGCCATGGCTTTGGATGAGTCACTTTTCAGAGGAAGGCAGATAAAG GTGGGCGCTAAGAGAACAAACAGACCAGGCATCAGCACCACAGACCGTGGCTTTCCACGGGCTCGGTTCCGATCACGGGGAGGAAATTTCTCCTTGCGTGCACGCTACTACAGTGGCTACACACCACCTAGAGGCAGAGGACGGGCCTTCAG